One Metamycoplasma canadense DNA segment encodes these proteins:
- a CDS encoding GA module-containing protein, which yields MKKSTKRKIIKSFAALATTTTVAATATLVINLNKLSNEEIKKIISDIESETKKNNDEINLLDENYNSVDTLKIAIENALKNLEIFKKSLTLLNKEDYLKYEKIQLVLNNLKQSISNLETKIETSKIRLNQNIKNLDNVVQNAKQTSEKAIQRLQSTSIINVPGLNEANLELQNALKEVEEAKKQAKDSKNHIDNLVKISQKVQKADQKVKKLIKESEGLTKEQLKDRQIEEIENHINLLNVKIDNSNKENLSLTEIKKLIDDFEKTLPVAIDAKDYIKRFEDEDLLNKNSELEKVILEAEEVLKTLKQKEENLKNKINESLLNIEQKENDSKSKINLSQDFDTLENEFNEANLRLLNEIKNLKNQIENSDFEEAKNKLVEIENKNKQNNENSLNKLKQIVLDDLNLAKYLTEEQTSEFKKIINNAKNPTELKDISKKIKLDNQKAKEILELNKYRNEVKNLLNSENIHLSQDQKNSFNLLLDQANDRQKIDKIKKDFELENKKMNAIKEIEELFKNESDKKSGFEEQINKQTDIDEIDAILFEAKGEKIKVLISKAKANVNKLNWIGDKEKSLVKKEFDNLKTENQIQINLKEIEQKNIDKETLFNSKIKNSEEFEESYIDKIKNDFINEIDKQKYITIQEEFTKLEESKKQIKQRIQKELNFLGDIDKNKFISDLKTKTDLIETKKIEQNASELNSFKQNLIDNLKKLSNLEIQEKNEAENKIKNAISKAAAQQIYDDLLLKSQKESIKKELDTLEDLGSDKQKLLSSIATSKNKQDLDTILKNAKEKNDLNKHKKETINNIKKLNLISENKKRKYEEEINKQVNKNGVSSVFKKAEELNNYKKGKEANNLNLNEIWNETTKNEFNKKLVESETKEKVDSLLEEYSNWNKKVVDAKSEIQNLNNLSQEQKDNFKNQLKGKKEKEIQPIIDNARELDNLEKSKKRVSEIDRLEYLTKSEKSAFKQSIESKNEISDIEKELEKATNTNKFKRDLTNKIDSENDFNLLTNAIKEDFKHKIKTTYEKAEAEQKFNDLKSLNTQKQKILDLITLSNTITSKGKELLTQKLKENDNPSNINIIKNEINVWDQESKKNDDLIDFIKTIKQEILDLFGNNSKIKNVIDDFQPLIDNNIKNTQDTINRLKEKNSWLNNEGIKRKFNNFTDKMPAYFEDIKLNIINSPGSDFIDIDKLIENKIKVARDLDKFESLFNKINSKFNNIINHDKLEQNNRKSKEIIDWINERISLVFEFKQLKNKIESFKKYNRENYEFEIEDALKIKDNTELSKKYNIINQKLDQEISKNITLKNNFIILKKELEKNIKKLKDRNITDITSPTIEELKNSHEQIIKKFEYQKNNFQQEFDNKDNDKSFETINSEIARSNSSLQIYAQIYSEIYDYIESHIDATKKEYKKELWQYFEKMTKESRKILEFSRNNTILESIEKKKENLYKTLDEIKEEIFKQEIINLIGDGYWFKDSGFLKINNAYIDLVSSPKPTIKFVTNKYQSKFYPHMKINFNYSKHEYIQWNKTYNWYGTVEFYSGESKNIKYRLKNINVITRLKSKPNKETEKPVLDKKITKNDLEKIN from the coding sequence ATGAAAAAATCAACTAAAAGAAAAATAATAAAATCGTTTGCTGCTTTAGCTACCACAACTACTGTAGCTGCGACAGCTACTTTGGTTATAAATTTAAATAAATTAAGTAATGAAGAAATTAAAAAAATTATTTCAGATATTGAATCAGAAACTAAAAAAAATAATGATGAAATAAACCTTTTAGATGAAAATTATAATTCAGTTGATACTTTAAAAATTGCTATTGAAAACGCCTTAAAAAATCTAGAAATTTTTAAAAAGTCACTTACCCTTTTAAACAAGGAAGATTATTTAAAATATGAAAAAATTCAATTGGTATTAAATAATTTAAAACAAAGTATTAGTAATTTAGAAACTAAAATTGAAACTTCAAAAATAAGATTAAATCAAAATATAAAAAATCTAGACAACGTTGTTCAAAATGCGAAACAAACCTCGGAAAAAGCTATCCAAAGATTACAAAGTACATCAATAATTAATGTGCCGGGGTTAAACGAAGCTAATCTTGAATTACAAAATGCTTTAAAAGAAGTTGAAGAAGCCAAAAAGCAAGCTAAAGATTCAAAAAATCATATTGATAATTTAGTAAAAATTAGTCAAAAAGTTCAAAAAGCTGACCAAAAAGTTAAAAAACTAATTAAAGAATCTGAAGGATTAACAAAAGAACAATTAAAAGATAGACAAATTGAGGAAATCGAAAACCACATCAATTTATTAAATGTAAAAATTGATAATTCAAATAAGGAAAATTTATCTTTAACTGAAATTAAAAAATTAATCGATGATTTTGAAAAAACATTGCCAGTTGCAATTGATGCAAAAGATTATATTAAACGCTTCGAAGATGAAGATTTATTAAATAAAAACAGTGAGTTAGAAAAAGTTATTTTGGAAGCTGAAGAAGTTTTAAAAACTTTAAAACAAAAAGAAGAAAATTTAAAAAATAAAATTAACGAAAGTTTGTTGAATATTGAACAAAAAGAAAATGATTCTAAATCTAAAATTAATTTAAGCCAAGATTTTGATACTTTAGAAAATGAATTTAATGAAGCTAATTTGCGTCTTTTAAATGAAATTAAAAATCTTAAAAATCAAATTGAAAATAGTGACTTTGAAGAAGCAAAAAATAAACTTGTCGAAATTGAAAATAAAAATAAGCAAAACAATGAAAACTCATTAAACAAACTAAAACAAATAGTTTTAGATGATTTAAATTTAGCAAAGTATTTAACCGAAGAGCAAACATCTGAATTTAAAAAAATAATAAATAACGCTAAAAATCCAACAGAATTAAAAGATATTTCTAAAAAAATAAAATTAGATAATCAAAAAGCCAAAGAAATACTTGAATTAAACAAGTATAGAAACGAAGTTAAAAACTTACTTAACTCTGAAAATATACATTTATCACAAGACCAAAAAAACAGTTTTAATTTATTATTAGATCAAGCAAATGATCGCCAAAAAATCGATAAAATTAAAAAAGATTTTGAACTTGAAAATAAAAAAATGAATGCAATTAAAGAAATTGAAGAATTATTTAAAAATGAGTCAGATAAAAAATCTGGATTTGAAGAACAAATTAATAAACAAACTGACATCGATGAAATCGATGCGATTTTATTCGAAGCAAAAGGCGAAAAAATCAAAGTTTTAATTTCAAAAGCTAAAGCAAATGTTAATAAATTAAATTGAATTGGAGATAAAGAAAAAAGTTTAGTTAAAAAAGAATTTGATAATTTAAAAACTGAAAATCAAATACAAATTAACCTTAAAGAAATTGAGCAAAAAAATATCGATAAAGAAACATTGTTTAATTCTAAAATTAAGAATTCAGAAGAATTTGAAGAATCTTATATAGATAAAATAAAAAATGATTTTATTAATGAAATCGATAAACAAAAATATATAACAATTCAAGAAGAATTTACAAAATTAGAAGAATCTAAAAAACAAATCAAACAAAGAATACAAAAAGAATTAAATTTCTTAGGTGATATAGATAAAAATAAATTTATTAGTGATCTAAAAACTAAAACAGATTTAATTGAAACAAAGAAAATTGAACAAAATGCTTCAGAACTTAATTCCTTTAAACAAAATTTAATTGACAATCTTAAAAAACTTTCTAATTTAGAAATTCAAGAAAAAAATGAGGCTGAAAATAAAATTAAAAATGCTATCTCGAAGGCCGCAGCACAACAAATTTATGATGACTTATTATTAAAATCTCAAAAAGAAAGCATTAAAAAAGAATTAGATACCTTAGAAGATTTAGGTAGTGATAAGCAGAAACTTTTGTCTTCAATCGCTACTTCAAAAAACAAACAAGATTTAGATACAATTCTTAAAAACGCTAAGGAAAAAAACGATTTAAATAAACACAAGAAAGAAACAATAAATAATATTAAAAAATTAAATTTAATTTCTGAAAACAAAAAGAGAAAATATGAAGAAGAAATTAATAAACAAGTTAATAAAAACGGAGTTTCTTCAGTGTTTAAAAAAGCCGAAGAGCTAAATAATTACAAAAAAGGAAAAGAAGCTAATAATTTAAATTTAAATGAAATTTGAAATGAAACAACAAAAAATGAATTTAATAAAAAATTAGTAGAATCTGAAACAAAAGAAAAAGTAGACAGTCTGCTTGAAGAATATTCAAATTGAAATAAAAAAGTTGTTGATGCTAAAAGCGAAATTCAAAATTTAAATAATTTATCACAAGAACAAAAAGATAATTTTAAAAATCAACTTAAAGGCAAAAAAGAAAAAGAAATTCAACCTATTATTGATAACGCACGTGAACTAGATAATTTAGAAAAATCTAAAAAAAGAGTTTCTGAAATTGATAGATTAGAATATTTAACTAAATCTGAAAAAAGTGCCTTTAAACAATCTATTGAAAGTAAAAATGAAATATCAGATATTGAAAAAGAACTAGAAAAGGCAACTAATACAAATAAATTTAAAAGAGATTTAACAAATAAAATCGACAGTGAAAATGATTTTAATTTGTTAACAAATGCAATTAAAGAAGATTTTAAACATAAAATTAAAACAACATATGAAAAAGCAGAAGCTGAACAAAAATTTAATGATCTTAAGAGTTTAAATACTCAAAAGCAAAAAATTTTAGATTTAATAACTTTATCAAACACTATTACTTCAAAAGGTAAGGAACTTTTAACTCAAAAATTAAAAGAAAATGATAACCCATCTAATATTAATATAATCAAAAACGAAATTAACGTTTGGGATCAAGAATCGAAAAAAAATGATGATTTAATTGATTTTATAAAAACAATTAAGCAAGAAATTTTAGATTTATTTGGAAATAATTCGAAAATAAAAAATGTTATAGATGATTTTCAACCGTTAATAGATAATAATATTAAAAATACCCAAGATACAATTAATAGACTAAAAGAAAAAAATTCTTGACTTAATAATGAAGGGATAAAACGTAAGTTTAATAATTTTACTGACAAAATGCCTGCTTATTTTGAGGATATAAAATTAAATATAATTAATAGTCCTGGATCTGATTTTATTGATATAGATAAACTAATTGAAAATAAAATTAAAGTTGCAAGAGATTTAGACAAATTTGAATCACTATTTAACAAAATAAATTCTAAATTTAATAATATTATTAATCATGATAAATTAGAACAAAACAATAGAAAGTCAAAAGAAATTATAGATTGAATAAATGAAAGAATATCATTAGTTTTTGAATTTAAACAGTTAAAAAATAAAATTGAATCTTTTAAGAAATATAACAGAGAAAATTACGAATTCGAAATAGAAGATGCTCTTAAAATTAAAGATAACACAGAATTATCAAAAAAATATAACATAATAAACCAAAAATTAGATCAAGAAATTAGTAAAAATATTACTTTAAAAAATAATTTCATCATTCTTAAAAAAGAATTAGAAAAAAATATTAAAAAATTAAAAGATAGAAATATTACTGATATTACTAGTCCAACTATTGAAGAATTAAAAAACTCTCATGAGCAAATTATTAAGAAATTTGAATATCAAAAAAATAATTTTCAACAAGAATTTGATAATAAAGATAACGACAAAAGTTTTGAAACAATTAATTCTGAGATAGCTAGATCTAATAGTTCTCTTCAAATATATGCTCAAATTTATTCAGAAATATATGATTATATAGAAAGTCATATAGATGCAACAAAAAAAGAATATAAAAAAGAATTATGACAATATTTCGAAAAAATGACAAAAGAATCTAGAAAAATATTAGAATTTTCTAGAAATAATACAATTCTAGAGTCGATAGAAAAAAAGAAAGAAAATTTATATAAAACTTTAGATGAAATTAAAGAAGAAATTTTTAAGCAAGAAATAATTAATTTAATTGGTGATGGTTATTGATTTAAAGATTCCGGTTTTCTAAAAATAAATAATGCCTATATTGATTTAGTAAGTTCACCGAAACCAACAATAAAATTTGTTACAAATAAATATCAATCAAAATTTTACCCACATATGAAAATTAATTTTAATTATTCTAAACATGAATATATACAATGAAATAAAACATATAATTGATATGGAACGGTTGAATTTTATAGTGGTGAATCAAAAAATATAAAATATAGACTAAAAAATATAAATGTAATTACAAGATTAAAATCAAAACCTAATAAAGAAACCGAAAAACCTGTATTAGATAAAAAAATAACAAAGAACGATTTAGAAAAAATTAATTAA
- a CDS encoding dimethylarginine dimethylaminohydrolase family protein translates to MIQMKNKFKNVIVKTPASSMVDGITSAPELGKPIYDLALVQHEKYIEALKSCGVNVTICPKNEQFPDSCFVEDTAVIVTGEIAILSNPGAESRNGEKHEMLPYLEKFFDKDHLFKIESPGTLDGGDVMMVGDTYYVGMSERTNREGIRQFHNILATVGKKCIPVPMTEMLHLKTGVNYLEHNNLLISGEFLHYPTFKDFNQIVVDPSEGYAANCIWVNETVIVPEGYPNVLKAVQDLGIYRVITCDTSEYKKLDGGLSCLSLRF, encoded by the coding sequence ATGATACAAATGAAAAATAAATTTAAAAACGTAATTGTTAAAACCCCTGCGTCTTCAATGGTTGATGGTATTACATCAGCACCAGAACTAGGCAAACCAATTTATGACCTTGCTTTAGTTCAACACGAAAAATATATTGAAGCATTAAAAAGCTGTGGTGTTAATGTAACAATATGTCCAAAAAATGAACAATTCCCAGATTCATGTTTTGTTGAGGATACTGCAGTTATTGTAACTGGCGAAATAGCAATTTTATCGAATCCAGGTGCAGAATCTCGTAATGGTGAAAAACATGAAATGTTACCATATTTAGAAAAGTTTTTTGACAAAGATCATTTATTTAAAATTGAATCACCAGGTACATTAGATGGTGGTGATGTTATGATGGTCGGAGATACATACTATGTAGGTATGTCAGAAAGAACAAATCGTGAAGGGATCCGTCAATTCCACAATATTTTAGCTACTGTAGGTAAAAAATGTATTCCAGTTCCTATGACTGAAATGTTACATTTAAAAACAGGTGTAAACTATTTAGAACATAATAATTTATTAATTTCTGGTGAATTTTTACATTACCCAACATTTAAAGATTTTAATCAAATAGTTGTGGATCCATCAGAAGGTTATGCAGCAAATTGCATTTGAGTAAATGAAACAGTTATCGTTCCTGAAGGATATCCAAATGTTCTAAAAGCTGTTCAAGATTTAGGAATCTATAGAGTTATTACTTGCGACACATCTGAATATAAAAAATTAGATGGTGGATTGAGTTGTTTATCTTTAAGATTTTAA
- the lepA gene encoding translation elongation factor 4, whose product MTNSKIRNFAIIAHIDHGKSTLADRILEFTNTISMRESKPQILDSMDLEQERGITIKLNAVQIKYKDYIFHLIDTPGHVDFTYEVSRSLAACEGAILLVDATQGIQAQTLANVYLAIENNLEIIPVINKVDLVSADPERVKKEIENIIGIDASDAILISAKTGINIDKVIDAIIKRIPCPKEADISKPLQGLIFDSYFDNYRGVVIYTRIFNGEIKVGDNIYFMQTKKTYSVTELGVKNPNEEKKEKLSAGEVGWIAASIRDVKDVAVGDTITLLNNQAFYPLPGYKKMKPVVYTGFYPIDTRDYNALKDALEKISLSDSSIVWEPETSKALGFGFRIGFLGLLHMDVLQERLEREFNLDILATAPSVEFVITLTNGEVEYITNPSLFPDRSLIKTIEEPYIKASIMLTEEYIGPIMELCQSKRGKYIDIEYLDDKRRRLIYELPLNETIFDFFDLMKSYSKGYASFDYEHIGLKESDLVKVDILLNGEKIDALALITHRDFAYSKSRELAEKLKEVVPRKNFEIPIQAAIGGKIIARETIKAYRKDVTAKLYGGDVTRRQKLLKKQKEGKKRMKQIGSVEVPQEAFLAILKTDTNNKK is encoded by the coding sequence ATGACAAACTCAAAAATTAGAAATTTTGCAATTATTGCACATATTGATCATGGTAAAAGTACTCTTGCTGATAGGATTTTAGAATTTACTAATACAATTAGCATGCGTGAATCAAAACCGCAGATTTTAGATTCAATGGATTTAGAACAAGAACGTGGAATAACGATTAAATTAAATGCTGTGCAAATTAAATATAAAGATTATATTTTTCATTTAATTGATACCCCAGGACATGTTGATTTTACTTATGAAGTAAGTAGAAGTTTAGCGGCTTGCGAAGGCGCAATTTTATTAGTTGATGCAACGCAAGGAATTCAAGCTCAAACATTAGCTAATGTTTATTTAGCTATTGAAAATAACCTTGAAATTATTCCGGTTATTAACAAAGTTGATTTAGTCAGCGCTGATCCTGAAAGAGTAAAAAAAGAAATAGAAAATATAATTGGTATTGATGCTTCGGATGCAATATTAATTTCAGCTAAGACTGGAATTAATATTGATAAAGTTATTGATGCTATTATTAAAAGAATTCCTTGTCCTAAAGAAGCTGATATTTCAAAACCATTACAAGGTTTAATTTTTGATAGCTATTTTGATAATTATCGTGGAGTAGTTATTTATACAAGAATATTTAACGGTGAAATCAAGGTTGGCGATAATATCTATTTTATGCAAACAAAAAAGACTTATTCAGTTACTGAATTAGGTGTTAAAAACCCGAATGAAGAGAAAAAAGAAAAATTATCTGCTGGTGAAGTCGGTTGGATTGCTGCTTCTATTCGTGATGTGAAAGATGTTGCAGTTGGAGATACAATAACATTATTAAATAATCAAGCCTTTTATCCTTTACCAGGATATAAAAAAATGAAACCAGTTGTTTACACCGGATTTTATCCAATTGATACAAGAGATTACAACGCTCTAAAAGATGCACTTGAAAAAATAAGCTTATCAGATTCATCAATCGTTTGAGAACCTGAAACATCAAAGGCATTGGGTTTTGGTTTTAGAATTGGTTTTCTAGGCTTATTACATATGGATGTATTACAAGAAAGACTTGAAAGAGAATTTAATCTTGATATTCTTGCTACAGCACCGTCTGTTGAATTTGTTATAACATTAACAAATGGAGAAGTTGAATATATAACTAATCCATCCTTATTTCCGGATAGAAGTCTTATTAAAACAATTGAAGAGCCGTATATTAAAGCTTCAATTATGTTAACTGAAGAATATATTGGACCAATTATGGAATTATGTCAATCTAAACGTGGTAAATATATTGACATAGAGTATTTAGATGATAAACGTCGTCGTTTAATCTATGAACTTCCATTGAATGAAACAATTTTTGATTTTTTTGATTTAATGAAAAGTTATTCAAAAGGTTATGCTTCATTTGATTATGAACACATCGGATTAAAAGAGAGTGATTTAGTTAAAGTTGATATCTTATTAAACGGCGAAAAAATTGATGCTTTAGCTTTAATAACACACCGTGATTTTGCTTATTCTAAAAGTCGTGAATTAGCTGAAAAATTAAAAGAAGTGGTGCCGAGAAAAAATTTTGAAATTCCAATTCAAGCAGCAATTGGTGGTAAAATTATAGCCAGAGAAACAATTAAAGCTTATCGTAAAGATGTTACTGCCAAACTTTATGGTGGGGATGTTACAAGACGTCAAAAACTTCTTAAAAAACAAAAAGAAGGCAAGAAGAGAATGAAACAAATAGGTAGTGTTGAAGTTCCTCAGGAAGCATTTTTAGCTATTTTAAAAACAGATACGAATAATAAAAAATAA
- a CDS encoding MSC_0882 family membrane protein — protein MDIKPIISGEKEDNKKFSIKRDETNNMENLEIKTKSLPSNVKKTLDPYGVIPNGIFKVFVAEKRIKKFNILFFITIFFVSLTTSLLFAFAPSLFQKFLKDGQTKIVWGWYIIPSILGVLSFIALIFDAIELNGIRRSVEYYREQINQGISFTPPFVINLYEKLMRKQVRRTWLVVAIIFYLGLFTLTFWGLKDKKWGALDFNKWIHSSFSNPDLIVYVLCCIILGVLVLFIIGSISRKKRMVDIQMFFGNEVMNYNELAKERSNAHKYWSKVFFISVLVSLVLPIIILLIVKRIVRKKV, from the coding sequence ATGGATATTAAACCAATTATCTCAGGTGAAAAAGAGGATAATAAAAAATTTTCCATTAAGAGAGATGAAACAAATAATATGGAAAATTTAGAGATAAAAACAAAATCATTGCCTTCAAATGTCAAAAAAACTCTTGACCCTTATGGTGTAATACCTAACGGAATCTTTAAAGTATTCGTCGCTGAAAAAAGAATAAAAAAGTTTAATATTTTATTTTTTATAACAATATTTTTTGTATCTTTAACAACAAGTTTACTTTTTGCTTTTGCTCCTAGTTTATTTCAAAAATTTTTAAAAGATGGGCAAACTAAAATTGTTTGAGGTTGATATATTATTCCATCAATTTTAGGAGTTTTATCATTTATAGCATTGATATTTGATGCAATTGAGTTAAATGGTATTAGAAGGTCAGTGGAATATTATAGAGAACAAATTAATCAAGGAATAAGTTTTACACCACCTTTTGTAATTAATTTATATGAAAAGCTTATGCGTAAACAAGTTAGAAGAACTTGATTAGTTGTAGCAATTATATTTTATTTGGGTTTGTTCACTTTAACTTTTTGAGGTTTAAAGGATAAAAAATGGGGTGCTTTAGATTTTAATAAATGAATTCATAGTTCATTTTCGAACCCCGACTTAATAGTTTATGTATTATGCTGTATAATTCTTGGTGTGTTAGTTTTGTTTATTATTGGAAGTATTAGCCGTAAAAAAAGAATGGTTGATATTCAAATGTTCTTTGGCAATGAAGTTATGAACTATAATGAATTAGCAAAAGAAAGATCAAATGCACATAAATATTGATCAAAAGTCTTTTTTATTAGTGTATTAGTTTCACTAGTTTTACCTATTATTATTTTATTAATCGTAAAAAGAATTGTAAGAAAGAAGGTGTAA
- a CDS encoding YneF family protein, translating to MPTWGIVLLVILPILFGFIGAIIGVFIVKKKFEKQLKENPPVNEKMIRVMFQQMGRKASEAQIRQVMRSMKNAK from the coding sequence ATGCCAACATGAGGAATTGTTTTATTAGTTATTCTACCAATATTATTTGGTTTTATAGGTGCAATTATTGGAGTATTTATTGTTAAGAAAAAATTTGAAAAACAATTAAAAGAAAATCCACCTGTTAATGAAAAAATGATAAGAGTTATGTTCCAACAAATGGGTCGTAAAGCTTCAGAAGCGCAAATTAGACAAGTTATGCGTTCGATGAAAAATGCTAAATAA
- a CDS encoding MAG2960 family serine endopeptidase lipoprotein, whose product MKKKFKLFLISSFLIGLPVISISCSNDNIKLNKKISEENKEKDQSPDGTSPIAPQKTPEDKNNNLNNEINNNINNKDNEQPKPIEITPPVVDDKNDQTLKDQNKQNNNLNNEINKDSNQKKLDNQIDKKIKDQVEKIEFNIKNADSHFLSYEFLKSKTPYEIIKQTQSYKKGLEDINNFLYHGNNGQAIDYRSGYNPDKVKEFWKYTKNVGVYGNYGKTDEEKIAFYNDSISTDGMIIQKYLSNFQNNERYDTNQISISTNVLENLIKQNPFGFLPSNLSQLLHYMDFESIEKIFALKNIKEVKSNFDDEKGTFELLIFDKNNNKHYLNISAQEIPSLKKNFDFIKYIYDRSFTVTKGTVGWKIDPFFSKQNGLKAEINSGTMWVMDRIINPELEKKDQYELLIATNIHVFSLQSVFDKSIYFEKNSNNSREKEWNAGFWDPIASYNVDSSGKIILSNNRSLVNFTGTRGEFTYPTKNNIPVFTRGSGNYFPTFNAYSQYLDAPYYTPRYKATGIFAKNITVGPKFLEEYNKETRHRATKNAGADFVLLRLKIHKQNLKNILPDLEWRIGTPEEKNWYIGVGKNELFSPIKTQFYGGYPATINDNFEPQNSLEFKYNKSIGGIINAQTRVIDEDNYKPLWVRYKENENKDWNSHNENWKKYTEPFIKNEHGMPKWVLTQHSQLYTHIPYEKRFNALTFGSSGSMAIDSSFNLIGINYLFTQDSTYNTYTNGISLMEGHSTYSDGFNGNIREDIIKKIKNDNLETVKINPKNKV is encoded by the coding sequence ATGAAAAAGAAATTTAAGTTATTTTTAATTAGTTCCTTTTTAATTGGGTTGCCAGTTATATCAATTTCATGCTCGAATGATAATATTAAATTAAATAAAAAAATCAGTGAAGAAAATAAAGAAAAAGATCAATCACCTGATGGAACATCACCAATTGCTCCTCAAAAAACTCCTGAAGATAAAAATAATAATTTAAATAATGAAATAAATAATAATATTAATAATAAAGATAACGAACAACCAAAACCAATTGAAATTACACCTCCTGTTGTAGATGATAAAAATGATCAAACATTAAAAGATCAAAATAAACAAAATAATAATTTAAATAATGAAATAAATAAAGATAGCAACCAAAAAAAATTGGATAATCAAATTGATAAAAAAATAAAAGATCAAGTTGAAAAAATAGAATTTAATATCAAAAATGCAGATTCACATTTTTTGTCATATGAATTTTTAAAAAGCAAAACACCTTATGAAATAATAAAACAAACTCAATCTTATAAAAAAGGACTTGAAGACATTAATAATTTCTTATATCATGGAAATAATGGCCAAGCAATTGATTATCGTTCAGGTTATAATCCAGATAAAGTAAAAGAGTTTTGGAAATATACAAAAAACGTCGGTGTGTATGGGAATTATGGAAAAACAGACGAAGAAAAAATAGCATTTTATAATGATTCTATTTCTACAGACGGAATGATAATTCAAAAATATTTATCTAATTTTCAAAATAATGAAAGATATGATACTAATCAAATTTCAATATCAACAAATGTACTCGAAAATTTAATAAAGCAAAATCCATTTGGTTTTTTACCTTCAAATTTAAGCCAATTACTTCATTATATGGATTTTGAATCTATTGAAAAAATTTTTGCATTAAAAAATATAAAAGAGGTAAAAAGTAATTTTGATGATGAAAAAGGGACTTTTGAACTTTTAATATTTGACAAAAATAATAATAAACATTATTTAAATATAAGTGCGCAAGAAATACCTAGTCTAAAGAAAAATTTTGATTTTATAAAATATATTTATGATCGTAGTTTTACAGTTACTAAAGGTACAGTTGGATGAAAAATTGATCCATTTTTTTCTAAACAAAATGGTTTAAAAGCTGAAATTAATTCAGGAACAATGTGAGTAATGGACAGAATTATTAATCCTGAATTAGAAAAGAAAGATCAATATGAATTATTAATTGCAACAAATATTCATGTTTTTAGTTTACAAAGTGTTTTTGACAAATCTATTTATTTTGAAAAAAATTCTAATAATTCTAGAGAAAAAGAATGGAATGCTGGTTTTTGAGATCCGATCGCATCGTACAATGTTGATTCAAGTGGAAAAATAATATTAAGCAATAATAGATCATTAGTAAATTTTACCGGTACTAGAGGTGAATTTACCTATCCTACGAAAAATAACATCCCTGTTTTTACAAGAGGATCAGGAAATTATTTTCCTACATTTAATGCATATTCACAATATTTAGATGCACCATACTACACTCCGAGATATAAAGCAACCGGTATTTTTGCAAAAAATATTACAGTAGGTCCTAAATTTTTAGAAGAATATAATAAAGAAACTAGACACAGAGCAACAAAAAATGCAGGTGCTGATTTTGTTTTACTACGTTTAAAAATTCATAAACAAAATTTAAAAAATATCTTACCCGATTTAGAATGAAGAATCGGAACACCTGAAGAAAAAAATTGGTATATAGGAGTTGGAAAAAATGAATTATTTAGTCCTATTAAAACACAATTTTATGGTGGATATCCAGCTACAATAAATGATAATTTTGAACCTCAGAATTCTCTTGAGTTTAAATATAACAAATCAATTGGTGGAATAATAAATGCTCAAACGCGCGTGATTGATGAAGATAATTATAAACCGTTGTGAGTAAGATATAAAGAGAATGAAAATAAAGATTGAAATTCACACAATGAAAATTGAAAAAAATACACAGAACCATTTATTAAGAATGAACATGGAATGCCAAAGTGAGTTTTAACACAACATTCACAACTTTATACACATATTCCTTATGAAAAACGTTTTAATGCTTTAACTTTCGGCTCTTCAGGTTCGATGGCAATTGATTCTTCATTTAATTTAATTGGAATCAATTATTTATTTACTCAAGATTCAACATATAATACATATACAAATGGAATAAGTTTAATGGAAGGTCATTCTACTTACTCAGATGGTTTTAATGGTAACATAAGGGAAGATATAATTAAAAAAATTAAAAATGATAATCTTGAAACAGTTAAAATTAATCCAAAAAATAAAGTATAA